From the Gemmatimonadaceae bacterium genome, the window CGGCGGCGGCGCGCGCGCTCGCCACCGGGCTGCTCACCACGCTCCTGCCCTGCGGGTGGCTCTATGCCTTCGTCTTCACCGCGGCTGGCACCGGGAGTGTCCCGGCTGCGCTGGGGACGATGGTGATCTTCTGGGCGGGGACGCTCCCCGTGATGCTGGGGGTGGGGCTCGGCGCGCAGCGGCTCACGGGGGCCTTCCGCGCGCGACTGCCGCTGGTCACGGCGGCGGCGGTGGTGGTGATGGGCATCCTCTCCATCGCCGGCAAGATGCGCATTGCCCCCGCCGTGCTCGACGCACGCGCCCGTCAGGTGCACGCCGCCGGCGCACCGGCGAACGGAGCGCCGACCGTGCCGCATGGGCACCAGCACTAGCCCGAGCGCCCTGGCGCACGTTGGCGCCGTGCGTGTCGAACAGGTGGCCTGCTCGCACTGCGGCCTCCCGGTCCCCGAGGGCTTCCTCGAGCAGGGGAGCGCGACGCAGTTCTGCTGCGCGGGATGCCGAACCGCCTTCGCCATCCTGCGCGACCACGGGCTCGACCAGTACTACGCCTTTGCCGATCGCCGCACCTCGCCCGTGCGTGCCACCGGGCGCACGTACGAGGAGTTCGACCACGAGGCCTTCAGCACGCTGTACGTCACGCGCACGGCCGAGGGGTTGGCGCGCGTCGAGCTTTTCCTCGAGGGCGTCCATTGCGCGTCGTGCGTCTGGCTGGTCGAGCGCGTCCCGTTGCTCCTGCCGGGGGTGGCGCGCGCCGAGTTGAACATTGCTCGCTCGCTGGCCGCCATCGAGTGGGACGATGGCAGCGTGAAACTCTCGGCGGTGGCGCGGGCGCTCGAGTCGCTGGGCTATCCCCCGCATCCGTACCTGGGGGTGCGGCGCGACGAGGTGCGCCGCCGCGAGGACCGCACGGCGATCCAGCGCATCGGCGTGGCCGGCGCCATCGCGGTGAACGTGATGCTGGCCGCCATCGCGATGTATGCGGGCTGGCTCTCCAACGGCATGGAGTCGCAGTACGAACAGTTCTTTCGCTGGGTCTCGCTGGGGCTCACGATCCCGGCGATCGTCTTTCCCGGTCGCGTCTTCTTTGCCGGGGCATGGGCGGCGCTGCGCACGCGAGCGTTGCACCTGGACCTCCCCATCGCCATCGCCCTGAGCGCGGGGGTGGTGCGCGGGACCATCAACACCATCACCGACAGTGGCCCCGTCTACTTCGACGGGGTAACGGTCCTCATCTTCCTGCTCCTCGTGGGGCGCTACCTGCAGCAGCGTGGGCAACGCGCCGCCACGGACGCGTCGGAGCTGCTGTACTCGCTCACGCCGCAGGGGGCACGCGTGGTGGACGAAGCCGGCGCCGTGCGCGAGCTCCCGGCCGCCGCGCTCCTCCCGGGGATGATCCTCGACGTCCGCGCCGGCGACACGATTGCGGCTGACGGCGTGGTGACCGAGGGACGCTCGGCGGTGAACCTCTCGCTCCTCACCGGCGAGTCGCGCCCGGTGACGGTGGAGCCGGGGGCGGCGGTGTGGGCGGGGACGCTCAACATCTCTGCCCCGGTGCGGGTGCGCATTGACCGCGCCGGCGAGGAGAGCCGGGTGGCCAAGCTCCTGCGGCAGGTGGAGGAGAGCACGCGCCGGCGCGCCCCGGTCGTGGTGCTGGCCAACCGGATGGCGGGGTGGTTCGTCGCGGTCGTCCTCGTCCTCGCCGTGATCACCTACCTCGTCGGTGCGCGCCACGATCCCTCGGCGGCACTCGACAACGCGATCGCCCTCCTTGTGGTCACTTGCCCCTGCGCGCTGGCGATGGCAACACCGCTGGCCGTCACGGTCGCCACCGGGCGTGCCGCGCGGCGCGGACTCTTCATCAAGGGGGGCGATGCCATCGAGGCGCTCTCCCGCCCCGGCATCCTCCTCCTCGACAAGACCGGGACGATCACCGAGGCGCGCGTTTCGCTCGTGCGCTGGGACGGTCCGGAGTGGGTCAAGCCGCTCGTCCTGGCGCTGGAACAGGAATCGACACACCCGCTGGCCGACGGTTTCCGCCGCGCCTTCGCCGAGTTTGTCCCGGCCCCCGCGGTGGAATCGAGCACGCACGTGACCGGCGGAGGGATCGTTGGTCGCGTCGATGGCCACGACGTCGTTGTGGGCTCCCCATCGTTTGTCTCGAGCCGGGCACGCGTGGACACGGCGGCCACGGACGCTCACGCGCCCGACGATTCGCTCTCCCCGGTTTGGGTTGCGGTGGACGGTGCGCTGGTCGCCCGCGCCTTCCTGGGCGACCCGGTCCGTGCCGATGCGAAGGCGAGCATCCAGGCGCTGCGCGCCGCCGGCTGGTCGGTGCGCATCCTCTCGGGCGACGCACCATCGGTGGTGCGCGCGGTGGGGCGTGCGCTCGGCCTCACGCCCGAAGAGTGCCAGGGTGGCGCCACACCAGAGGAGAAGTTGCGCGTCGTCGAGTCGTTCAAGGGGACGCACCGCGTGGTGATGGTGGGCGATGGCGTCAACGACGCGGCGGCGATTGCCGCGGCCACCGTCGGGATCGGAGTGCACGGGGGCGCCGAGGCGTCGCTCGCCACGGCCGACATTTTTCTGACCACGCCGGGGCTGGCCCCGCTCGTGGAGCTGATGCAGGGTGCTGAGCGCACGATGAGGGTGATTCGGCGCAACATCGCTTTCTCGCTGGCGTACAACGTGGTGGGCGCCTGGCTTGCCATTGCCGGGTTGATCAACCCCGTGGCGGCAGCGATCATGATGCCGCTCAGTTCGCTCACCGTGGTGCTCGGCTCATGGTACGGCAGTACCTTCGAGCGCACGCCGATTTCCCCGAACGCGGCGGCACCAGCGACTGCGGCAGCCGTTGCCAGCGCCAGCTAGCACGACATACCCACAGCCAAACCAGCGTGAGCATCCTCTACCTCGTCCTTCCGCTCGCCCTCGTGATCGTGGGCGCAGCGGTCGTCGCCTTCTCGTGGGCGGCGCGCCGGGGGCAGTTCGACGATCTGGAGACGCCGGCGCTGCGCATGCTGCACGACGACGACGACCGCGCCGGCACGTCGCGCCCCGCGCCGCCCACCGGGGACTCGACGCCCTGAGTGCCGCTGCCGCCGGTTAGCGACGAAACGGAGCGCCCCCCGCGCATCACGGCGCGGGGGGCGCTTGTTCAAGGAGCGTCGGCGCCGTGCGGGAGGCCCCGACAGCTGCAACCTGCCTAACTCGTCGTGCGACCTGCCGTTCGCTGGAGTCCGGCCGCCACGCGTTGCACCTCGTCCAGGACGCGGAGCAGGTTGCCGCTCCAGAGCTTCCCGATCTGCTCCTCGGTGTAGCCGCGCCTCACGAGTTCGAGCGTCACGTTGAACGTCTCGGTGGCATCGTTCCATCCATCCACACCGCCGCCGCCGTCGAAGTCGGAGCTGATCCCCACATGGTCGATCCCGATCAGCTTGACCGCGTAGTCGACGTGATTGACGAAGTCCTTCACGGTGGCCTTTGGCGGCGCCGGGTACTTCTGGTTGAGCTCCGCGAGCCGGCGCTGGAACTCGCTGCGCTTGTCGGCTGGCAGCTGCTGCATCGCCCCCGGTCCAACGCCCCCCGCCCCGCCCGGCCCGCCGCCCGCGAGACCGAACTCGGCGCGCAACGCCTGGATCGCCTTCACCCGCTCCGGCGAGTCGGGGGGACGGATCTTCACGTAGCCGTCGAAGGCGACGAGCTGCGCCACGCCGCCGTTCTTCGCCAGCGCCTTGAGCTGTTCGTCGTCCAGGTTGCGGGAGTGGTCGGCAAGCGCACGCACGCCGGAGTGCGAGGCGATGATCGGGGCCTTGGAGAGAGCGAGCGTCCGCATCATCGACTGCTTGGATGGATGCGAGATGTCGAGCATGATCCCCACCCGGTTGGCCTCGGCGATCACCTGTTCACCCAGTGGCGAGACCCCGTTCCACTGCCACTTGCCGTCCCGCTCTCCCGTGTTGGAGTCGGAGAGCTGCGAGTGCCCGTTGTGCGCCATCGACAGGTAGCGGGC encodes:
- the cadA gene encoding cadmium-translocating P-type ATPase — protein: MGTSTSPSALAHVGAVRVEQVACSHCGLPVPEGFLEQGSATQFCCAGCRTAFAILRDHGLDQYYAFADRRTSPVRATGRTYEEFDHEAFSTLYVTRTAEGLARVELFLEGVHCASCVWLVERVPLLLPGVARAELNIARSLAAIEWDDGSVKLSAVARALESLGYPPHPYLGVRRDEVRRREDRTAIQRIGVAGAIAVNVMLAAIAMYAGWLSNGMESQYEQFFRWVSLGLTIPAIVFPGRVFFAGAWAALRTRALHLDLPIAIALSAGVVRGTINTITDSGPVYFDGVTVLIFLLLVGRYLQQRGQRAATDASELLYSLTPQGARVVDEAGAVRELPAAALLPGMILDVRAGDTIAADGVVTEGRSAVNLSLLTGESRPVTVEPGAAVWAGTLNISAPVRVRIDRAGEESRVAKLLRQVEESTRRRAPVVVLANRMAGWFVAVVLVLAVITYLVGARHDPSAALDNAIALLVVTCPCALAMATPLAVTVATGRAARRGLFIKGGDAIEALSRPGILLLDKTGTITEARVSLVRWDGPEWVKPLVLALEQESTHPLADGFRRAFAEFVPAPAVESSTHVTGGGIVGRVDGHDVVVGSPSFVSSRARVDTAATDAHAPDDSLSPVWVAVDGALVARAFLGDPVRADAKASIQALRAAGWSVRILSGDAPSVVRAVGRALGLTPEECQGGATPEEKLRVVESFKGTHRVVMVGDGVNDAAAIAAATVGIGVHGGAEASLATADIFLTTPGLAPLVELMQGAERTMRVIRRNIAFSLAYNVVGAWLAIAGLINPVAAAIMMPLSSLTVVLGSWYGSTFERTPISPNAAAPATAAAVASAS
- the ccoS gene encoding cbb3-type cytochrome oxidase assembly protein CcoS — protein: MSILYLVLPLALVIVGAAVVAFSWAARRGQFDDLETPALRMLHDDDDRAGTSRPAPPTGDSTP
- a CDS encoding dipeptidase; the encoded protein is MRTIAMRRVMLLLGGAPRSRRLRRASLPPAAAAALALAALGCATAQTPAPLSEGDLVAKARGIHERVITLDTHVDINPANFRLDAPNYKDRLNTQVNLPKMREGGLDAAFLIVYVGQSPQFTPEAYDRAYAQAMEKFRAIHRLVDSIAPDQAALALTGSDVRRASAQGKKAILIGVENGYPIGTDVTRVKQFYDLGARYLSMAHNGHSQLSDSNTGERDGKWQWNGVSPLGEQVIAEANRVGIMLDISHPSKQSMMRTLALSKAPIIASHSGVRALADHSRNLDDEQLKALAKNGGVAQLVAFDGYVKIRPPDSPERVKAIQALRAEFGLAGGGPGGAGGVGPGAMQQLPADKRSEFQRRLAELNQKYPAPPKATVKDFVNHVDYAVKLIGIDHVGISSDFDGGGGVDGWNDATETFNVTLELVRRGYTEEQIGKLWSGNLLRVLDEVQRVAAGLQRTAGRTTS